The Roseibium sp. Sym1 nucleotide sequence CCGCCTCGATCCGCCCGATGCGCAGGCGATCCGCACCGGTAAAGGCGCCCGCCTCGTGACCGAACAGTTCCGCCTCGACCATCGCCTCGGGCAGCGCCGCGGCGTTGATCGCCATGAACGGCCCGTCCTTGCGCGGGCTGAAATCATGCAGCGCCTGGGCGATGACTTCCTTGCCGGTTCCGGTTTCTCCAGTGATCAGCACCGCGGCATCGGTCCCGGCAAAATGCAGGATCTGCCGGCGCAGCGCCTGCATCGCCGGGCTCGATCCGATCAAGCGGCTTTCCAGGCCGGCGCTGTCGGTCAGTTGCATCTTGAGAGCACGGTTTTCAAGCACCAGTGCACGCCTGTCACAGGCGCGCCGTACCACATCCGCGATCAGGTCCGGATCGAAGGGCTTCTCGACGAAGTCATAGGCGCCCGCGCGCATGGCTTCCACGGCCATGGGGACGTCACCGTGCCCGGTGATCAGCACCACCGGCAGGTCGGCATCCAGATCCTTGACCCGGCGGAGCAGCATCATGCCGTCCTCGCCGTCGAGCATCACGTCGGACACCACGCAGCCCTCATAGCCCGGCGACAGCTTCGCCAGGGCCTGATCGACAGTGGCCACTTCCTGGGTTTCGTAGCCGGCCAGGCGGATCCACTGCCTGAGGGCGGCGCGCATGGAGGGATCGTCGTCAACGATCAGGACGGGGATCTTGATATGCTGGTCTGTCATTCGGCCGCTTCGGATTTCAGATCCGGTAGGGGA carries:
- a CDS encoding sigma-54-dependent transcriptional regulator, producing MTDQHIKIPVLIVDDDPSMRAALRQWIRLAGYETQEVATVDQALAKLSPGYEGCVVSDVMLDGEDGMMLLRRVKDLDADLPVVLITGHGDVPMAVEAMRAGAYDFVEKPFDPDLIADVVRRACDRRALVLENRALKMQLTDSAGLESRLIGSSPAMQALRRQILHFAGTDAAVLITGETGTGKEVIAQALHDFSPRKDGPFMAINAAALPEAMVEAELFGHEAGAFTGADRLRIGRIEAAGGGVLFLDEIVSMPMALQPKLLRVLQEKKIDRIGGTKPVDVDIRLISAANIEPGEAVQSGRLREDLLFRLNTIELRVPPLRERGRDALLLFDTFLNRFAVQYGLEPPVTSARDEAFLQTYAWPGNVRELRNAAERFVLNAPVSPQPLEALVTGQRDQGEMPAGGGLKDLMDAYERNLIEGALRRHGGRIADVMRELNLPRRTLNEKMTRLGLSREQVGQADASES